Proteins co-encoded in one Nicotiana sylvestris chromosome 7, ASM39365v2, whole genome shotgun sequence genomic window:
- the LOC104221003 gene encoding small ribosomal subunit protein eS8-like, with protein MGISRDSMHKRRATGGKKKAWRKKRKYELGRQPANTKLVPNAKTVRRIRVRGGNVKWRALRLDTGNYSWGSEAITRKTRLLDVVYNASNNELVRTQTLVKSAIVQVDAAPFKQWYLQHYGVDIGRKKKTAASKKEGEEAEAVPEEKKSNHVQRKLQKRQQDRKIDPHIEEQFAGGRLLAAISSRPGQCGRADGYILEGKELEFYMKKLQRKKGKGASGAA; from the exons ATGG GTATCTCTCGTGATTCTATGCACAAGAGACGGGCCACTGGAGGCAAGAAGAAGGCTTGGAGGAAGAAGAGAAA GTACGAGCTTGGCAGACAGCCAGCAAATACAAAGTTGGTTCCTAATGCTAAGACTGTTAGAAGAATAAGAGTCCGAGGAGGTAATGTGAAGTGGCGTGCATTGAGGTTGGATACTGGGAATTACTCTTGGGGAAGTGAGGCTATTACAAGGAAGACTCGTTTATTGGATGTGGTGTATAATGCCTCTAACAATGAGTTGGTTAGAACGCAAACCCTGGTGAAGAGTGCGATTGTTCAGGTTGATGCAGCTCCATTTAAACAATGGTATCTCCAGCACTATGGAGTTGATATTGGTCGCAAGAAGAAGACTGCTGCTTCCAAGAAGGAAGGAGAG GAGGCTGAGGCTGTTCCAGAGGAGAAGAAGAGTAACCATGTCCAAAGAAAGCTGCAAAAGCGACAACAGGATCGCAAGATTGACCCACATATTGAGGAGCAATTTGCTGGTGGGCGTCTATTGGCTGCAATCTCATCACGACCTGGCCAGTGTGGTCGTGCCGATGG ATACATCTTGGAGGGTAAGGAACTTGAGTTTTACATGAAGAAACTccagagaaagaaaggaaagggTGCCAGTGGTGCTGCTTAG
- the LOC104221007 gene encoding mavicyanin-like, which produces MALFRKAMMFLLVVIMTIIGSTMAEVYEVGDSAGWDFNVDYNHWVSSKKFKLGDSLVFNYNPRLHNVMQVDSNDYKACTDNHPIGIYNTGSDSLTLETPGDYFFLCGFPGHCASGLKFHIKISTPFTLPAAPRNSSSRSSPPATFTPPAATNGDPWLPGFLANKPKSSAYSSKWSPMTMLLLAATLFLGMVY; this is translated from the exons ATGGCTTTATTCAGAAAGGCAATGATGTTTTTGTTGGTGGTTATAATGACTATCATAGGGTCAACTATGGCTGAGGTGTATGAAGTTGGTGATTCTGCAGGATGGGATTTCAACGTTGATTATAATCATTGGGTTTCTTCCAAAAAATTTAAACTTGGGGATTCTCTTG TATTCAATTACAACCCACGGTTGCACAATGTGATGCAAGTGGACAGCAACGACTACAAGGCATGCACAGATAACCATCCAATAGGAATATACAACACCGGCAGCGACAGTCTTACCCTGGAAACACCCGGCGATTACTTCTTTTTGTGTGGATTTCCAGGTCATTGTGCTTCTGGACTCAAATTTCACATCAAAATCTCAACTCCATTTACTCTTCCTGCTGCTCCACGAAATTCTAGCTCCCGCTCTTCTCCTCCGGCGACGTTTACTCCTCCTGCCGCAACTAATGGCGATCCTTGGCTTCCTGGTTTTCTAGCTAACAAGCCTAAAAGCAGTGCTTATTCATCCAAATGGTCACCCATGACCATGTTGCTTCTTGCTGCTACTCTGTTTCTAGGCATGGTTTATTAA